Proteins encoded together in one Syntrophorhabdaceae bacterium window:
- a CDS encoding LysR family transcriptional regulator, producing MINLNQLRAFYSVVKTGTFSKAAAELFVTEPAVFIQVRSLERCLGFKLLDKLGKDLTPTETGRLLYGYAEKIFNLVDEAEAAIKDVRDLKKGDLRVGTANALAQYLMPIIISSFQDNHPKIQVHLDEASSSELVRGVLAHNYEVAIVARVSYPETVEYIPLSTEEIVLVVSPRSKLAARERCSLSELNGNPMICRDIRSATRQAIWSEFEKKRIKPSAIIEAGNTEFIKNLVGKNKGVSFLARICVGKEVERGELVIVPFEEGPFFLPIDAIHLKGKTLSSAAITFLHFLKQTSKDPNLGSFVDRMTGKKEIFEDRGTSRAP from the coding sequence ATGATTAATTTGAACCAGTTGAGGGCATTCTATTCGGTCGTAAAAACCGGCACCTTTTCGAAGGCGGCGGCCGAGTTGTTCGTCACCGAGCCTGCGGTCTTTATCCAGGTCCGCTCTCTTGAGCGATGCCTCGGCTTTAAACTTCTGGATAAGTTGGGGAAGGACCTCACGCCCACCGAGACGGGCAGGCTCCTTTACGGATATGCAGAAAAAATATTCAACCTTGTCGATGAGGCAGAAGCCGCGATCAAAGATGTGAGGGACCTGAAGAAAGGGGATCTGAGGGTGGGAACAGCGAATGCCCTTGCCCAATACCTCATGCCTATCATTATCTCGTCATTCCAGGACAATCACCCGAAAATACAGGTCCATCTCGACGAGGCCAGCTCCAGCGAGCTTGTGAGGGGCGTCCTTGCCCATAACTACGAGGTGGCTATCGTTGCGAGAGTCTCCTATCCCGAGACCGTCGAATATATTCCGTTAAGCACGGAAGAAATCGTCCTCGTTGTCTCCCCTCGCTCCAAGCTGGCGGCAAGAGAGAGGTGTTCCCTCAGCGAGTTGAACGGCAACCCAATGATCTGCAGGGATATCAGGTCTGCCACGCGCCAGGCGATATGGAGTGAATTCGAAAAGAAACGGATCAAGCCGTCCGCGATCATAGAGGCGGGGAACACTGAATTCATCAAGAATCTTGTAGGCAAGAACAAGGGCGTCTCCTTTCTGGCAAGGATCTGCGTGGGAAAGGAGGTGGAGAGGGGAGAGCTTGTCATCGTACCTTTCGAAGAAGGACCTTTCTTCCTCCCCATCGATGCGATCCACCTGAAGGGGAAGACCCTCTCCTCGGCTGCGATCACCTTCCTTCATTTTCTCAAACAGACGAGCAAAGATCCGAATCTTGGCTCTTTTGTGGATCGGATGACCGGGAAGAAAGAAATCTTCGAGGACAGGGGTACTTCCCGGGCCCCGTGA
- a CDS encoding 2-hydroxyacyl-CoA dehydratase family protein — MEEKKPRALATQSAAKIPKFVRSNLSATLKAREEGKKVAYAFIMDGHDEIMRAMDIVPAWGESFSGLCAAKRDAEQYLQKAESENFSRSLCTYATCNLGFDILREEMGGETPPGAPWGGMGRPDMIIGSAQQLCDPRFKWPQATRHYLPDVPVFVGGMYYPPWDPQTDRREVEKFYVKYITEELRECVRFCEKVTGKKMDWDRLEAAVDLADRTWDLFDETYALRKARPTPMDTGDAMNTMVPITFNLGTQEAYDFYKELNAELREKVEKKEGVAEEEKYRLVWGAGLPSWFALGDFQYFNGKGAVFPAETTYHVAQPIDRLDLPNTSDPLEHIAWRLIRYYTHWYDKARQKPGSAPLVERIMEYVDDYKCDGVVFHSAFSCRSWHAGIILQAEVLRKVYGHIPILIMEGDIVDISSYNEADTHNRIDAFIETLEAYKNSRN, encoded by the coding sequence ATGGAAGAGAAGAAACCAAGAGCACTCGCCACACAGTCGGCTGCAAAGATACCGAAGTTCGTGCGCTCAAACCTTTCAGCAACGCTGAAAGCCCGGGAGGAGGGCAAAAAGGTCGCCTACGCCTTTATAATGGACGGCCATGATGAGATCATGCGGGCCATGGATATTGTGCCGGCATGGGGCGAAAGCTTCTCGGGCTTGTGTGCCGCCAAGCGGGATGCGGAACAGTACCTCCAAAAGGCGGAATCGGAAAACTTCTCCCGCTCCCTCTGCACCTATGCCACCTGCAATCTCGGCTTCGATATCTTACGTGAAGAAATGGGAGGGGAGACGCCTCCCGGCGCCCCCTGGGGAGGCATGGGACGGCCCGATATGATTATCGGCAGCGCCCAGCAGCTATGCGATCCCCGGTTCAAATGGCCTCAGGCCACCCGCCATTACCTGCCGGATGTTCCGGTATTCGTGGGCGGCATGTACTATCCCCCCTGGGACCCGCAGACCGACCGGAGGGAGGTGGAGAAGTTTTACGTGAAATATATCACCGAAGAACTGAGGGAGTGCGTCCGCTTCTGCGAAAAAGTCACGGGAAAGAAGATGGACTGGGACAGGCTCGAAGCGGCGGTCGACCTGGCGGACCGGACGTGGGACCTCTTCGATGAGACCTATGCATTGAGGAAGGCCCGCCCGACTCCCATGGATACGGGGGATGCCATGAATACCATGGTGCCGATCACCTTCAATCTCGGCACTCAGGAGGCCTATGATTTTTATAAGGAGCTGAACGCGGAGCTGAGAGAAAAAGTCGAGAAGAAGGAAGGCGTGGCCGAAGAGGAAAAATACAGGCTCGTATGGGGAGCAGGACTCCCCTCGTGGTTTGCCTTGGGGGACTTCCAGTACTTCAACGGCAAAGGAGCGGTCTTTCCGGCCGAAACCACTTACCACGTGGCCCAGCCGATAGACCGCCTCGATCTGCCGAACACGAGCGACCCCCTCGAGCATATTGCGTGGCGCCTCATCCGCTACTATACGCACTGGTATGACAAGGCACGGCAAAAACCGGGATCGGCGCCCCTTGTGGAGCGTATAATGGAGTATGTAGATGATTATAAATGTGACGGGGTGGTCTTCCATTCCGCCTTTTCGTGCCGGAGCTGGCACGCGGGGATCATTTTGCAGGCGGAGGTCCTCAGGAAGGTATATGGACATATACCGATACTCATCATGGAAGGCGACATCGTCGACATCAGCTCATATAACGAAGCTGATACGCACAACAGGATAGATGCCTTCATAGAGACCCTTGAAGCGTACAAAAATAGCCGGAATTAA